The DNA window CTTTTGAGTTACCACAAATTACAGTAAATGCTGCATCTGCGTGATACTTTTCAAAAACACAACCTGCATCAATTGATACAATATCACCATCTTCTAATATCCTATTTCTAGGTATTCCATGAATTAATTGTTCATTAATTGATATACAGATATGTGCAGGAAATCCACCATAACCTTTAAAATTACTTGTACATCCCTTTTGGGTAATAAAATCTATAAAAAACTTATCCAAATCCAAGCAATTAACACCTGGTTTAATCATTTTTTTTAGTTCCTGTAAGGCTTCTCCAAGAACTTGTCCAGCATATCTCATTTTCTCAATTTGTTCAGCATTTTTAATTGTTATTGCCATATAGTTAAGAACCTAAAATTTTTTCTACTCTATTATAAAGTTCTACAGGCGAACAATTAGCATCAACTTTAATTATTTTATCTTTATAAAACTTAATTAAAGGTGCTGTTTGATTATGATATGCTTCTAATCTTATTTTAATTTTATCTTCTTGATCATCTGGTCGTACAACTAAAGTCCCATTATCAAAATCACAAATTCCTTCTTTTAAAGGTTTTCTATTTATCTTATGATAACTTCTTTTACAAATTTGACAAATCATTCTTCCAGTTAAGCGACCCATCAAAGTACTTTCGTCAATATCTAAATAAACAACTTGATCAATTTTTTCTTTTAAATTCTTTAACATATCATCTAATGCTAATGCTTGATCATCTGTTCTTGGAAAACCATCAAATATTAAGTCCTTTTTTTTATTATTAAGATACATTTCAACCATTGAGTTTGTAACTGAATCTGGAACTAATTTTCCCTTATTAATAAATTCTTGTGCTCTTAAACCCAAATCAGTTTTATTAGAAATATTATCTCTAAATAAATCACCTGTTGAAAGTTGTGTAAAAGTCTTTTTCTCACAAAGAAACTCTGAAAGAGTTCCTTTACCACTACCTGGAGCTCCAAGTAAAATTATATTCATAAATCTTATTTCTCCTTATTATCAAATATGTGAATTATATGCTGTTTCATCTTCACTAAATTTGTCTTGTTTTTTATCTAAGAATGACTGTTGAATCAATCTACCTTTTAGTTGTTGAACTGTTTGAATTGCAACTGAAATTACAATTATTAAACCAGTTCCTCCAATAGCTAAGTGAGAAGGTAAAGCTGTTATTTTAGAAATTATATAAGGAAGAACTGCAATTCCAGCAAGGAATAAAGCTCCAATAATACTTAATCGATTAATTACTCCAGATAAGAATTTTTCAGTTTCTTTTCCAGGTTTAACTCCTGGAATAAATGTTCCAGATTTTTTAAAGTTCTCTGTAATTTTTTCAGGATTAATTTGAACTTGTGCATAAAGGAAAGTAAATAGAACTGTTAAAATTCCATAAATTGCAATTCCTCATCAAGTTCCAAATGATAAATAATTTTGTGTAAATAATACAAATCCATTATTTGGGTTTGTAGCTGCAATAATTTGAGCTACTGTCATTGGTGTTGAAATTATAGCTGATGCAAAAATAACTGGTATAACCCCTGCATTGTTTAATTTTAATGGCAGATACGGTGTGTGATCTTTTGTATCAACTAATCCCGCTCCAGTTTGTTGAATTGGAATTTTTCTTTCAGCTTCGTTCATTAGAACAACAACAAAAATAACTAATAAGAATGAAATAATATATATTAAGAATTTTAATAGTCCATCAAATAGAATTGTTGATTCACCTTTAACTTCAACTCAAAATTTAAATGTATTTGTAAAGTTATTTGGCATTTGAGAAACAATACCTGTAAAGATTATTATTGAAACTCCATTACCAATACCTTTAATTGTTATTTGATCTGAAATTCATAACATTAAGAATGTTCCACCAAGCATAACTGTTGGCACTAATATGTAATAAAATCATGCAGGCCCAGTTCCAGTGGCATTTGTTCCTCATTTTGCTTCAATTAATCCTTGACTTGTCAATGTAAAGATTGTAGCTACAGATTGCATTAAGGCAAATGGAATAGCCAATACTTTAGTTAACCTATCTAATTTTCTTCTTCCTCTTTCACCAGATTTACTTCATCTTGTTAAAACAGGAATAACATCAGTTGAAAGTAACTGAACAATAATTGATGCTGTAATATAGGGCGAAACACCCAAAGCCAATATTGAGAATTGTCCAATACTTCCTCCCCCTAAAGTTGATAGCAATTGGAAAAAGTCTTGATTTCCAACTGATTCTTTAAAATTTGGTGATATTTGAACACCAGGAACTGTTAATAAAGTTCCCATTCTAATTATTATTAAGACTATTAAAGTAAAAACGATTCGTTTTACAAGGTCTTTGTTTCTAACAAAGAAGCCACCTTTAGCGAATTCGTTTTTGTATTTAGTTACTTTAGCCTTTTTAGTTTTATTAACTTTAGCAGCCACCTAAATCACCTCTATAGTACCACCAGCAGCTTTAATTAACTCTTCAGCGCTTTTTGATACTTTATTTACTTTAACTTTTATTGACTTAGTAATTTTACCATTTCCTAGCACTTTTACTAATGTTTTTTCATTTTTAATAATTTTTTTCTCCATTAAAGTTTTGTGATTTACTTCAGTTAACCCTAATGTTTCTAACTTATCTAAGTTAATTAATACAAACTCTTTTCTATTTAAGCTTGTAAAACCAATTTTAGGTAATCTTCTGAATAAAGGAGTTTGTCCCCCTTCAAATCCAGGTCTTACCCCTCCACCAGAACGTGAATTTTGACCTTTGTGTCCTCTAGTTGATGTCTTACCTTTACCAGAAGCCATACCACGACCAACACGTGTTGAGTCTTTTTTACTTCCTGGTGTAGATTTTAATTCATGTAATTTCATAAAATAATTACTCCTTCTTAAGCTGTTGTAGCTTCTTTAGTTTCTTTTTTAACTTCAACTTGATTTCCACGTAGTCTTGCAATTTGTTCTGGTGTTTGCATTTGTTGTAAACCTTCTAATGTAGCTCTTATCATATTGATAGGTGTATTTGATCCCAATGATTTTGTATAGATATCTGAAATTCCAGCTAATTCGACAACAGCACGAACTGGACCACCAGCAATAACTCCTGTACCTTTTCTTGCAGGTTTAATCATAACTTTCCCAGCACCGTAATGTCCCATAACATCATGTGGTACTGTAGAACCTGCTAAAGGAATTCTAATTAAAGATTTTCTTGCTTCTTTAATAGCTTTCTTAATTGCATCTGGTACTTCGTTTGCTTTTCCTGTTCCTAACCCAACTCTACCTTTTTTATCACCAATAACTACAACTGCTGCAAATCTGAATCTACGTCCACCTTTTGTAACTTTTGTAACACGGTTAATAGTAACAACTCTTTCTTCATAAGGGTTGTCTTCTCTGTTTCTGTTGAATTTTGGATCTCTTCTTTGTCCGTTAGGTCTATTGTTATTGTTTGGTCTAGTGTCTTTTTTGTCTTGGTTGTTTGAATCTACTTTTGGAGCTGATTCAGTTTTAACAACTTTTGTTTCTTCTGCCATTTTTTCTTAATCTCCTTCTAGAATTTCATACCATTTTCTTTTGCAGATTCTGCAAAAGCTTTTACTTTACCATGGAATAAATATCCACCTCTATCAAATACTACATTAGTTATTTTTTTACTTTTTGCTTTTTCAGCAATGTCTTTTCCTACAGCTTTAGCTGCATCAATATTACGTCCGTTTTTAAATCCCATTTTTATTGAAGATGATGATACTAATGTAACACCACTTGCGTCATCAATTATTTGAGCATAGAAGTATGAGTTTGATTTAAATACATTTAATCTTGGTTTAGCACTAGTTCCAGACACTTTATTTCTTACTCTATAATGTCTTCTTTTTCTAGCTTCTGCTTTAGTGTATTTCATATTTACTTCTCCTTAGCAACAGCCTACTTACCAGCTGCTTTACCTTCTTTTCTAATGATTTTTTCATCTTTGTATTTAACACCCTTACCTTTATAAGGTTCTGGTCTTCTATATGCTCTAATATTTGCTGCTACTTCTCCAACTAATTGTTTATCAATTCCTGATATTTTAATTTCTGTTGGTTTTGGGATTTCTACTAAAATTCCTTTAGGAACTTCGTATTCTACTGGGTGTGAAAACCCTAATGATAAGTTGATTTTATTACCAGCTAATGCAGCACGGTAACCAACCCCAACAATTTCAAGTTCCTTTA is part of the Spiroplasma cantharicola genome and encodes:
- a CDS encoding adenylate kinase; translation: MNIILLGAPGSGKGTLSEFLCEKKTFTQLSTGDLFRDNISNKTDLGLRAQEFINKGKLVPDSVTNSMVEMYLNNKKKDLIFDGFPRTDDQALALDDMLKNLKEKIDQVVYLDIDESTLMGRLTGRMICQICKRSYHKINRKPLKEGICDFDNGTLVVRPDDQEDKIKIRLEAYHNQTAPLIKFYKDKIIKVDANCSPVELYNRVEKILGS
- the secY gene encoding preprotein translocase subunit SecY, producing MAAKVNKTKKAKVTKYKNEFAKGGFFVRNKDLVKRIVFTLIVLIIIRMGTLLTVPGVQISPNFKESVGNQDFFQLLSTLGGGSIGQFSILALGVSPYITASIIVQLLSTDVIPVLTRWSKSGERGRRKLDRLTKVLAIPFALMQSVATIFTLTSQGLIEAKWGTNATGTGPAWFYYILVPTVMLGGTFLMLWISDQITIKGIGNGVSIIIFTGIVSQMPNNFTNTFKFWVEVKGESTILFDGLLKFLIYIISFLLVIFVVVLMNEAERKIPIQQTGAGLVDTKDHTPYLPLKLNNAGVIPVIFASAIISTPMTVAQIIAATNPNNGFVLFTQNYLSFGTWWGIAIYGILTVLFTFLYAQVQINPEKITENFKKSGTFIPGVKPGKETEKFLSGVINRLSIIGALFLAGIAVLPYIISKITALPSHLAIGGTGLIIVISVAIQTVQQLKGRLIQQSFLDKKQDKFSEDETAYNSHIW
- the rplO gene encoding 50S ribosomal protein L15, which encodes MKLHELKSTPGSKKDSTRVGRGMASGKGKTSTRGHKGQNSRSGGGVRPGFEGGQTPLFRRLPKIGFTSLNRKEFVLINLDKLETLGLTEVNHKTLMEKKIIKNEKTLVKVLGNGKITKSIKVKVNKVSKSAEELIKAAGGTIEVI
- the rpsE gene encoding 30S ribosomal protein S5, which codes for MAEETKVVKTESAPKVDSNNQDKKDTRPNNNNRPNGQRRDPKFNRNREDNPYEERVVTINRVTKVTKGGRRFRFAAVVVIGDKKGRVGLGTGKANEVPDAIKKAIKEARKSLIRIPLAGSTVPHDVMGHYGAGKVMIKPARKGTGVIAGGPVRAVVELAGISDIYTKSLGSNTPINMIRATLEGLQQMQTPEQIARLRGNQVEVKKETKEATTA
- the rplR gene encoding 50S ribosomal protein L18, giving the protein MKYTKAEARKRRHYRVRNKVSGTSAKPRLNVFKSNSYFYAQIIDDASGVTLVSSSSIKMGFKNGRNIDAAKAVGKDIAEKAKSKKITNVVFDRGGYLFHGKVKAFAESAKENGMKF
- the rplF gene encoding 50S ribosomal protein L6 produces the protein MSRIGNRVLTIPAGVEVKVETNNVVTIKGSKGELIQTFSPLIEIKVDGSELQTLRKNEQKHTKQLHGTTNSLIKGMLTGVSEGFVKELEIVGVGYRAALAGNKINLSLGFSHPVEYEVPKGILVEIPKPTEIKISGIDKQLVGEVAANIRAYRRPEPYKGKGVKYKDEKIIRKEGKAAGK